The Mustela erminea isolate mMusErm1 chromosome 18, mMusErm1.Pri, whole genome shotgun sequence genome has a window encoding:
- the GOSR2 gene encoding Golgi SNAP receptor complex member 2 isoform X3, with the protein MEPLYQQTHKQVHEIQSHMGRLETADKQSLHLVENEIQASIDQIFSHLERLEILSSKEPPNKRQNAKLRVDQLKYDVQHLQTALRNFQHRRYAREQQERQREELLSRTFTTNGTQKKILDIANMLGLSNTVMRLIEKRAFQDKYFMIGGMLLTCVVMFLVVQYLT; encoded by the exons ATGGAACCGCTTTACCAGCAAACGCACAA GCAGGTCCACGAGATCCAGTCTCACATGGGACGCCTGGAGACGGCAGACAAGCAGTCTCTGCACT TAGTAGAGAATGAAATCCAAGCAAGCATAGACCAGATATTCAGCCATCTAGAACGTCTGGAGATTTTGTCCAGCAAGGAGCCCCCTAACAAAAGACAGAATGCCAAACT TCGTGTTGACCAGTTAAAGTATGACGTACAGCACCTGCAGACCGCTCTCCGAAACTTCCAGCATCGGCGATACGCAAGGGAACAGCAGGAGAGACAGCGAGAGGAGCTTCTGTCTCGCACATTCACCACCAAC GGGACTCAGAAGAAGATCCTCGACATTGCCAACATGCTGGGCTTGTCCAACACAGTGATGCGGCTCATTGAGAAGCGGGCTTTCCAGGACAAGTACTTCATGATCGGTGGGATGCTGCTCACGTGTGTGGTCATGTTCCTCGTGGTGCAGTACCTGACGTGA
- the GOSR2 gene encoding Golgi SNAP receptor complex member 2 isoform X1 — protein sequence MEPLYQQTHKQVHEIQSHMGRLETADKQSLHLVENEIQASIDQIFSHLERLEILSSKEPPNKRQNAKLRVDQLKYDVQHLQTALRNFQHRRYAREQQERQREELLSRTFTTNDSDTTIPMDESLQFNSSLQKIHHGMDDLIGGGHSILEGLRAQRLTLKGTQKKILDIANMLGLSNTVMRLIEKRAFQDKYFMIGGMLLTCVVMFLVVQYLT from the exons ATGGAACCGCTTTACCAGCAAACGCACAA GCAGGTCCACGAGATCCAGTCTCACATGGGACGCCTGGAGACGGCAGACAAGCAGTCTCTGCACT TAGTAGAGAATGAAATCCAAGCAAGCATAGACCAGATATTCAGCCATCTAGAACGTCTGGAGATTTTGTCCAGCAAGGAGCCCCCTAACAAAAGACAGAATGCCAAACT TCGTGTTGACCAGTTAAAGTATGACGTACAGCACCTGCAGACCGCTCTCCGAAACTTCCAGCATCGGCGATACGCAAGGGAACAGCAGGAGAGACAGCGAGAGGAGCTTCTGTCTCGCACATTCACCACCAAC GACTCTGACACCACCATCCCAATGGATGAGTCGCTGCAGTTCAACTCCTCCCTCCAGAAAATTCACCACGGCATGGATGACCTCATTGGAGGAGGGCACAGTATTCTGGAGGGACTGAGGGCCCAGAGACTGACCTTGAAG GGGACTCAGAAGAAGATCCTCGACATTGCCAACATGCTGGGCTTGTCCAACACAGTGATGCGGCTCATTGAGAAGCGGGCTTTCCAGGACAAGTACTTCATGATCGGTGGGATGCTGCTCACGTGTGTGGTCATGTTCCTCGTGGTGCAGTACCTGACGTGA
- the GOSR2 gene encoding Golgi SNAP receptor complex member 2 isoform X4 encodes MEPLYQQTHKQVHEIQSHMGRLETADKQSLHLENEIQASIDQIFSHLERLEILSSKEPPNKRQNAKLRVDQLKYDVQHLQTALRNFQHRRYAREQQERQREELLSRTFTTNGTQKKILDIANMLGLSNTVMRLIEKRAFQDKYFMIGGMLLTCVVMFLVVQYLT; translated from the exons ATGGAACCGCTTTACCAGCAAACGCACAA GCAGGTCCACGAGATCCAGTCTCACATGGGACGCCTGGAGACGGCAGACAAGCAGTCTCTGCACT TAGAGAATGAAATCCAAGCAAGCATAGACCAGATATTCAGCCATCTAGAACGTCTGGAGATTTTGTCCAGCAAGGAGCCCCCTAACAAAAGACAGAATGCCAAACT TCGTGTTGACCAGTTAAAGTATGACGTACAGCACCTGCAGACCGCTCTCCGAAACTTCCAGCATCGGCGATACGCAAGGGAACAGCAGGAGAGACAGCGAGAGGAGCTTCTGTCTCGCACATTCACCACCAAC GGGACTCAGAAGAAGATCCTCGACATTGCCAACATGCTGGGCTTGTCCAACACAGTGATGCGGCTCATTGAGAAGCGGGCTTTCCAGGACAAGTACTTCATGATCGGTGGGATGCTGCTCACGTGTGTGGTCATGTTCCTCGTGGTGCAGTACCTGACGTGA
- the GOSR2 gene encoding Golgi SNAP receptor complex member 2 isoform X2, translated as MEPLYQQTHKQVHEIQSHMGRLETADKQSLHLENEIQASIDQIFSHLERLEILSSKEPPNKRQNAKLRVDQLKYDVQHLQTALRNFQHRRYAREQQERQREELLSRTFTTNDSDTTIPMDESLQFNSSLQKIHHGMDDLIGGGHSILEGLRAQRLTLKGTQKKILDIANMLGLSNTVMRLIEKRAFQDKYFMIGGMLLTCVVMFLVVQYLT; from the exons ATGGAACCGCTTTACCAGCAAACGCACAA GCAGGTCCACGAGATCCAGTCTCACATGGGACGCCTGGAGACGGCAGACAAGCAGTCTCTGCACT TAGAGAATGAAATCCAAGCAAGCATAGACCAGATATTCAGCCATCTAGAACGTCTGGAGATTTTGTCCAGCAAGGAGCCCCCTAACAAAAGACAGAATGCCAAACT TCGTGTTGACCAGTTAAAGTATGACGTACAGCACCTGCAGACCGCTCTCCGAAACTTCCAGCATCGGCGATACGCAAGGGAACAGCAGGAGAGACAGCGAGAGGAGCTTCTGTCTCGCACATTCACCACCAAC GACTCTGACACCACCATCCCAATGGATGAGTCGCTGCAGTTCAACTCCTCCCTCCAGAAAATTCACCACGGCATGGATGACCTCATTGGAGGAGGGCACAGTATTCTGGAGGGACTGAGGGCCCAGAGACTGACCTTGAAG GGGACTCAGAAGAAGATCCTCGACATTGCCAACATGCTGGGCTTGTCCAACACAGTGATGCGGCTCATTGAGAAGCGGGCTTTCCAGGACAAGTACTTCATGATCGGTGGGATGCTGCTCACGTGTGTGGTCATGTTCCTCGTGGTGCAGTACCTGACGTGA